From one Pseudomonas sp. B21-048 genomic stretch:
- a CDS encoding AraC family transcriptional regulator has product MTKTKDDKDWVKRSAQPLKIERIEAFFGGHGFTPHRHDTYAIGRTLSGVQSFQYRNTQRHSLPGKTVVLHPDEVHDGEAGTEAGFHYRMIYIEPALIQQVLGGKPLPFIEGGISSDPRLYAATQVLLQNLDACIEPLEEDDAIYDLAQALDVLSGQRGRRKSFDFAAAERARALIHESLDRVITLDELSQASGRDRWSLSRDFRALYGTSPYRYMTQRRLDLARALMFGGHSMAEAAVSAGFFDQSHMTRQFVQTYGVSPGRWMKRLGLA; this is encoded by the coding sequence ATGACTAAAACCAAAGACGACAAAGACTGGGTAAAGCGCTCGGCTCAGCCGTTGAAGATCGAGCGTATCGAAGCCTTTTTCGGCGGCCATGGGTTTACGCCGCATCGCCACGATACGTACGCCATCGGACGAACGTTGTCGGGTGTACAAAGCTTCCAGTACCGCAACACCCAGCGTCACAGCCTGCCTGGGAAAACTGTCGTTTTGCATCCGGACGAGGTGCATGACGGTGAAGCTGGCACCGAAGCGGGTTTTCATTATCGGATGATCTACATCGAGCCCGCTTTGATTCAGCAAGTATTAGGCGGCAAGCCCTTGCCCTTCATCGAGGGTGGTATATCGAGCGATCCACGGCTTTATGCCGCGACCCAGGTGCTGCTGCAAAACCTCGACGCTTGCATCGAGCCCCTGGAAGAAGACGATGCCATTTACGATCTCGCGCAGGCGCTGGATGTGCTCTCTGGTCAACGCGGGCGACGCAAGTCGTTTGACTTCGCAGCGGCCGAACGCGCGCGTGCGCTGATTCATGAGTCGCTGGATCGAGTCATTACTCTGGATGAATTATCGCAGGCGAGTGGTCGAGACCGCTGGAGCCTGAGCCGTGATTTTCGTGCGCTGTATGGTACGAGCCCTTATCGATACATGACTCAACGACGTCTCGATCTGGCAAGAGCACTGATGTTCGGGGGCCACTCGATGGCGGAGGCGGCCGTATCCGCGGGCTTTTTCGATCAAAGCCACATGACGCGCCAATTCGTCCAGACCTATGGCGTCTCACCCGGCCGGTGGATGAAGCGGCTGGGCCTTGCTTGA
- a CDS encoding CAP domain-containing protein: MRPTVRCCRFVSLCLMPLLPLLASPAHASGERQLVEVINDYRADPDRCAGRAVKPLRPLSLKSNLALPVGYGGGLRNALKANGYQAVTVRTIRVVGAQDADEAFDMLESDHCGALLDAQFADIGVTRSRSEWQVVLAQPVLDGRIGDSRAAGKALLAEVNAARSRPRLCGRQRFAAARPLAWNASLGAAAQGHSKAMAYGDYFAHQDPDGDMPADRARAAGYRGRQIGENIAAGQGSPSKAMAGWLASPGHCANLMNPMFTQVGAAYAADSRSNKGVYWTMLFGAP; this comes from the coding sequence ATGCGCCCAACCGTCCGCTGCTGTCGCTTTGTTTCTCTGTGCCTGATGCCTTTGCTCCCACTACTCGCCAGCCCCGCCCATGCCAGTGGGGAGCGGCAACTGGTGGAGGTCATCAACGACTATCGCGCCGACCCCGATCGCTGCGCGGGACGTGCGGTCAAGCCGTTACGGCCGCTGTCGCTGAAATCGAACCTGGCCTTGCCGGTCGGCTATGGCGGCGGTTTGCGAAACGCCTTGAAAGCCAACGGCTATCAAGCGGTAACGGTGCGCACCATTCGCGTGGTCGGCGCGCAAGATGCCGACGAAGCGTTTGACATGCTTGAGAGCGACCACTGCGGGGCGCTGCTCGATGCCCAGTTCGCCGACATCGGCGTCACTCGCTCCCGCAGCGAATGGCAAGTGGTGCTGGCACAACCGGTGCTCGATGGGCGTATCGGCGATTCGCGAGCAGCGGGCAAGGCGTTGCTGGCCGAGGTCAACGCGGCACGGTCCAGGCCTCGCCTGTGTGGGCGCCAGCGATTCGCCGCCGCGCGACCATTGGCCTGGAATGCTTCTCTGGGGGCCGCCGCGCAAGGCCACAGCAAAGCGATGGCCTACGGCGATTACTTCGCCCACCAAGACCCCGACGGCGATATGCCGGCGGATAGAGCCAGAGCCGCCGGCTACCGCGGCCGGCAGATTGGCGAGAACATCGCCGCCGGGCAAGGTTCACCGAGCAAGGCGATGGCCGGCTGGCTGGCCAGCCCCGGGCATTGCGCCAACCTGATGAACCCGATGTTTACCCAGGTTGGCGCGGCCTATGCCGCAGACTCGCGCAGTAATAAGGGGGTTTATTGGACGATGCTGTTTGGCGCGCCTTGA
- a CDS encoding peroxiredoxin has translation MAIRIGDEAPDFTVESTEGPLHFHEWIGDKWAILFSHPKDFTPVCTTELGYMAGLKPEFDKRNTKIVGLSVDPVSNHQTWAKDIEETQGHAVNYPMIGDENLVVAKLYDMIHPNASGGARTAVDNATVRSVFIIGPDKKVKAMLIYPMSAGRNFDEVLRLLDSLQLNAKHTVATPVNWRPGEDVIIPTSVSDEDARKKYPDGFKTVKPYLRTVAQPK, from the coding sequence ATGGCAATCCGTATTGGCGACGAAGCACCGGACTTTACCGTCGAAAGCACCGAAGGCCCGCTGCATTTCCATGAATGGATCGGCGACAAGTGGGCGATTCTGTTTTCGCACCCCAAGGACTTCACCCCGGTGTGCACTACTGAGCTTGGCTACATGGCGGGGCTCAAGCCTGAGTTCGATAAACGCAACACCAAGATCGTCGGGCTCAGCGTCGACCCGGTCAGTAACCATCAGACCTGGGCCAAAGACATCGAAGAGACTCAGGGGCATGCGGTCAACTATCCGATGATCGGCGACGAGAACCTGGTGGTGGCGAAGCTCTACGACATGATTCATCCAAATGCCAGTGGCGGCGCACGGACTGCCGTGGACAACGCTACGGTGCGTTCAGTGTTCATTATCGGCCCGGACAAAAAGGTCAAGGCGATGCTGATCTACCCGATGAGTGCCGGGCGCAACTTCGATGAAGTGCTGCGTCTGCTCGATTCCCTGCAGTTGAACGCCAAGCACACCGTCGCCACCCCGGTGAACTGGCGTCCGGGCGAAGACGTGATCATTCCCACTTCGGTCTCCGATGAGGACGCCAGGAAGAAGTATCCCGATGGCTTCAAGACAGTGAAACCTTATTTGCGCACGGTGGCGCAACCGAAGTAA
- a CDS encoding DUF6124 family protein, with the protein MFKVTPNPPDTDPISPYEPDSRKLNEAAERALDFHFPSNADIKATARKPSKLFSVDPEATTETLAVFLVETLASVDVMVHQLVDHLEGESRHALLGISNSIMVAEITANRVLDKIDLPK; encoded by the coding sequence ATGTTCAAAGTAACGCCAAACCCACCAGACACCGATCCGATATCCCCTTACGAACCCGATTCAAGAAAGCTCAACGAGGCCGCCGAACGGGCCCTCGACTTCCACTTTCCGTCGAATGCCGACATCAAAGCCACTGCGCGTAAACCTAGCAAACTGTTTTCCGTGGACCCAGAGGCGACTACCGAAACCCTGGCGGTTTTTTTGGTCGAGACGCTAGCCTCGGTCGATGTGATGGTCCATCAGTTGGTCGATCATCTGGAGGGGGAGTCTCGTCATGCCCTGCTGGGTATTTCGAACAGCATTATGGTGGCGGAGATCACGGCGAACCGAGTGTTGGATAAAATTGATCTACCCAAGTAG
- a CDS encoding MbcA/ParS/Xre antitoxin family protein — MIVGPGKGTDALGSRELAEQWMIRPARGLDGEVPIDLISNSGARSSDGVFRR, encoded by the coding sequence ATGATCGTAGGTCCTGGAAAAGGCACGGATGCACTGGGTTCGCGTGAGCTTGCCGAGCAGTGGATGATCAGACCTGCACGGGGCCTTGATGGTGAGGTACCCATCGACCTGATTTCAAATTCGGGAGCTCGCTCGTCTGACGGTGTTTTCAGACGTTGA
- a CDS encoding cysteine hydrolase family protein, which translates to MSTALLIIDVQRALCTGEYECFDIQRVIDTINDLSTRARAADIPVILIQHEEEGDLLQYGSEGWQLADGLKTSPQDLRLRKTTPDSFYQTHLHEHLQKVEADRLIICGLQTDYCVNATVRQAHQLGYDVVLVADAHSTIDNGTMSAEDIIAEHNKDLAHLTGSVARIDVMPASEINV; encoded by the coding sequence ATGAGCACCGCACTCCTGATCATTGATGTCCAACGCGCGCTGTGCACCGGCGAGTATGAATGCTTCGACATCCAGCGCGTCATCGACACCATCAACGACCTCAGCACCAGAGCTCGCGCCGCCGACATTCCGGTCATCCTGATCCAGCACGAAGAAGAGGGCGACCTGCTGCAATACGGCAGCGAAGGCTGGCAACTGGCCGACGGTCTGAAGACTTCACCCCAAGACCTGCGGCTGCGCAAAACCACCCCGGATTCGTTCTACCAGACCCACTTGCATGAACATCTGCAAAAAGTGGAGGCCGACCGCCTGATTATCTGCGGCCTGCAAACCGACTACTGCGTCAACGCCACCGTTCGCCAGGCGCATCAATTGGGCTACGACGTCGTGCTGGTGGCCGACGCCCATTCCACCATCGACAACGGCACGATGAGCGCCGAAGACATCATCGCCGAACACAATAAGGATCTGGCGCACTTGACCGGCTCCGTGGCGCGGATCGATGTGATGCCGGCCAGCGAAATCAACGTCTGA
- the ggt gene encoding gamma-glutamyltransferase — protein sequence MKFEPFTQSLVATALALSCLTAHAASVAPVAAENGMVVTAQHLASHVGVDVLKNGGNAVDAAVAVGYALAVVYPAAGNLGGGGFMTIQLADGRKTFLDFREKAPLAATSDMYLDKAGNVIPDLSTRGHLAVGVPGTVSGMELALKKYGTKPRKEVIAPAIKLAEDGFVLEQGDVDLLEYATDVFKKDMRDSGSIFLSNGEPMQVGQKLVQKDLSKTLREISEKGADGFYKGWVADAIVTSSQANKGIITQADLDKYQTRELAPIECDYRGYHVVSAPPPSSGGVVICEIMNILDGYPMKDLGFRSAQAMHYQIEAMRHAYVDRNSYLGDPDFVKNPIAHLLDKNYATKIREVIDPQKAGVSREIKPGVAPHEGSNTTHYSIVDKWGNAVSVTYTLNDWFGAGVMASKTGVILNDEMDDFTSKIGVPNMYGLVQGEANAIAPGKAPLSSMSPTIVTKDGKVVMVVGTPGGSRIITATLLTILNVIDYGMNIQEAVDAPRFHQQWLPEETNLENFASSPDTKKMLESWGHKFAGPQDPNHIAAILVGAPSLEGKPVGKNRFYGANDPRRNTGLSLGY from the coding sequence ATGAAGTTCGAACCTTTTACCCAATCGCTCGTGGCAACCGCATTGGCGCTGAGTTGCCTGACGGCCCACGCGGCCTCCGTCGCCCCGGTCGCAGCCGAAAACGGTATGGTCGTCACCGCCCAGCATCTGGCCAGCCACGTCGGCGTCGATGTGCTCAAGAATGGCGGCAACGCCGTCGATGCCGCCGTTGCGGTGGGTTATGCGCTGGCGGTGGTGTACCCCGCGGCGGGCAACCTGGGCGGCGGCGGTTTCATGACGATTCAATTGGCGGATGGGCGCAAGACCTTCCTCGATTTCCGTGAAAAAGCTCCGCTGGCCGCGACCTCCGACATGTACCTCGACAAAGCGGGCAACGTCATCCCGGACCTGAGCACCCGCGGCCATCTTGCCGTTGGTGTGCCGGGCACCGTTTCGGGCATGGAACTGGCCCTGAAGAAATACGGCACCAAACCCCGCAAGGAAGTGATCGCCCCGGCGATCAAGCTTGCCGAAGACGGTTTTGTGCTGGAGCAGGGCGATGTCGACTTGCTGGAGTACGCCACGGACGTCTTCAAGAAAGACATGCGCGACTCAGGCTCGATCTTCCTGAGTAATGGCGAGCCGATGCAGGTTGGCCAGAAACTCGTACAAAAAGACTTGAGCAAAACCCTGCGGGAAATTTCCGAGAAGGGCGCCGACGGTTTCTATAAAGGCTGGGTGGCCGACGCCATCGTCACCTCCAGTCAAGCCAACAAGGGCATCATCACCCAGGCCGACCTCGACAAATACCAGACCCGCGAACTGGCGCCGATCGAGTGCGATTACCGTGGCTATCACGTGGTCTCGGCGCCACCGCCAAGCTCAGGTGGCGTGGTGATCTGCGAGATCATGAACATCCTCGACGGCTACCCGATGAAAGACCTGGGCTTCCGCTCAGCGCAGGCGATGCACTACCAGATCGAAGCCATGCGTCACGCGTATGTGGACCGCAACAGCTACCTCGGCGACCCGGACTTTGTGAAAAATCCGATCGCTCATCTGCTGGATAAAAACTACGCGACCAAAATCCGCGAAGTCATCGATCCGCAGAAGGCTGGCGTATCCCGCGAAATCAAACCTGGCGTAGCGCCCCACGAAGGCAGCAATACCACCCATTACTCGATCGTCGACAAATGGGGCAACGCGGTGTCGGTGACCTACACCCTCAACGACTGGTTCGGCGCCGGCGTCATGGCGAGCAAAACCGGGGTCATCCTCAACGATGAAATGGACGACTTCACCTCGAAAATCGGCGTGCCGAACATGTACGGTCTGGTGCAGGGCGAAGCCAACGCCATCGCCCCCGGCAAAGCGCCGCTGTCGTCCATGAGCCCGACCATCGTCACCAAGGACGGCAAAGTCGTCATGGTTGTCGGCACGCCCGGTGGCAGCCGCATCATCACCGCAACCCTGCTGACCATCCTCAACGTGATCGACTACGGCATGAACATCCAGGAAGCGGTGGATGCGCCGCGTTTCCACCAGCAATGGCTGCCGGAAGAAACCAACCTGGAGAACTTCGCCTCCAGCCCGGACACCAAGAAAATGCTCGAAAGTTGGGGGCATAAATTTGCCGGGCCGCAGGACCCGAACCATATCGCCGCTATTCTGGTAGGTGCGCCTTCACTGGAAGGCAAGCCAGTGGGCAAGAACCGCTTCTATGGAGCGAACGATCCACGGCGTAATACCGGGTTGTCACTCGGTTACTAA
- a CDS encoding methylated-DNA--[protein]-cysteine S-methyltransferase: MTYTFTTLASPVGKLKLVAKGARLAAILWENDKSGRVRLGPMTEAADNPILVRTAQQLQEYFAGTRNRFELELDFAGTDFQQKVWQALLTIPFGETRSYSEIARQIGNPSAVRAVGAANGKNPISIVAPCHRVIGASGKLTGFAGGLEAKERLLTLEGYECHGAGTMDDLFI, encoded by the coding sequence ATGACTTACACCTTCACCACCCTGGCGTCTCCGGTCGGCAAATTGAAACTGGTCGCGAAAGGCGCGCGACTGGCGGCCATCCTCTGGGAAAACGACAAGTCGGGCCGGGTAAGGCTGGGGCCAATGACTGAAGCGGCGGACAACCCGATCCTGGTGCGCACCGCACAGCAACTGCAGGAATACTTTGCCGGCACGCGCAACCGTTTCGAATTGGAGCTGGATTTTGCCGGGACGGACTTTCAGCAGAAGGTGTGGCAGGCGTTACTGACCATTCCGTTTGGCGAAACGCGCAGCTACAGCGAGATTGCCCGGCAGATCGGCAATCCCAGTGCGGTTCGGGCGGTGGGCGCGGCTAATGGCAAGAATCCGATTTCGATTGTCGCGCCGTGTCATCGGGTGATCGGTGCGTCGGGGAAACTGACGGGGTTTGCCGGTGGGCTTGAGGCGAAAGAGCGGTTGCTGACGCTGGAGGGGTACGAGTGCCACGGAGCCGGCACGATGGACGATTTGTTTATCTAA
- a CDS encoding helix-turn-helix transcriptional regulator, protein MRPCVGIQHRENIIDACVIRARQPHTLQRVPIFATALCRVRQGEKLLQWDDRQMRAGPQHLILMPAGRELGISNFPGLHGHYIADVVTFPGSTLRNFSSRYGQQIMSHRRALKTDLCVPLDRHTTQAWDQLLASINADAPDALCTHYGEAVLLSLCLGGQAGPLLMDRNDPLCERVQQLVMGSPERDWTVAHVAQHLNLGESTLRRQLANEGGSFRTILERVRLATALQWLQTTSRPIGEIAGASGYASASRFAVRFRSHYGLSPRELRAAI, encoded by the coding sequence ATGCGCCCTTGTGTCGGCATACAGCACCGCGAAAATATTATCGATGCGTGTGTCATACGGGCGCGACAGCCCCATACATTGCAACGGGTGCCGATATTCGCTACCGCCTTGTGTCGAGTGCGGCAGGGGGAAAAACTGCTGCAATGGGATGACCGGCAGATGCGTGCCGGGCCGCAACATCTGATTCTGATGCCGGCCGGGCGCGAGCTTGGCATCTCAAACTTCCCCGGCCTTCACGGTCACTACATCGCTGATGTCGTGACCTTTCCCGGTTCGACTCTGCGTAATTTCAGCAGCCGATATGGCCAGCAGATCATGAGTCATCGCCGTGCCCTGAAGACCGATCTATGTGTCCCTCTGGACAGGCATACAACGCAGGCATGGGATCAGTTGTTGGCCTCCATCAATGCGGATGCTCCAGATGCATTATGCACCCACTATGGGGAAGCGGTTCTTCTGAGCCTGTGCCTTGGCGGCCAGGCCGGGCCGCTGCTGATGGATCGCAACGATCCACTGTGCGAACGGGTGCAGCAGCTGGTAATGGGCAGCCCGGAGAGAGACTGGACTGTTGCGCACGTTGCGCAACACCTGAACCTTGGTGAGTCGACTTTGCGTCGCCAATTGGCCAATGAAGGGGGCAGTTTCAGGACTATTCTGGAACGTGTTCGACTGGCTACGGCGCTGCAATGGCTGCAAACCACGTCTCGTCCCATCGGTGAAATTGCCGGTGCCAGCGGTTACGCCTCGGCCTCACGTTTTGCAGTGCGCTTTCGCTCACACTATGGCTTGTCGCCACGGGAATTGCGGGCGGCGATTTAG
- a CDS encoding kinase inhibitor, which translates to MNIRIILSALSMGVVLSGHAADFSLTSQDIAENRPLTSREVFQGFGCEGGNTSPELSWRNAPAGTKSYAITVYDPDAPTGSGWWHWTVVNLPVSTSSLPRGVGSNLPAGAVQGRTDYGQPGFGGACPPVGDKPHRYQFTVWALKVDKLPLDNQASGALVGYMLNANALAKATITSTYGR; encoded by the coding sequence ATGAACATCAGAATAATCCTATCCGCATTGTCCATGGGGGTCGTCCTCTCGGGACACGCTGCCGACTTCTCGCTGACGAGCCAGGATATTGCCGAGAACCGCCCGCTGACCAGTCGCGAAGTGTTCCAGGGCTTTGGTTGTGAAGGGGGGAATACTTCTCCCGAACTTTCCTGGCGCAACGCCCCGGCGGGCACCAAAAGTTACGCGATCACGGTCTACGATCCTGATGCGCCGACCGGCAGCGGCTGGTGGCATTGGACGGTGGTCAACTTACCCGTTTCAACCAGCAGTTTGCCAAGAGGGGTCGGCTCGAACCTGCCTGCCGGTGCAGTACAAGGGCGAACCGATTATGGCCAACCGGGATTTGGCGGGGCTTGCCCTCCTGTAGGGGATAAGCCGCATCGCTATCAATTCACCGTATGGGCGTTGAAAGTCGATAAGCTACCCCTCGACAACCAGGCCAGCGGAGCCTTGGTGGGCTATATGCTCAATGCTAACGCCTTGGCCAAAGCGACCATTACTTCAACTTACGGACGTTAA
- a CDS encoding NUDIX domain-containing protein, translated as MSNTAERVNIIESQVLSHDWYLLKKITFDYLRNNGDWQRQTREVYDRGNGAAILLFNREKKTVVLTRQFRLPVFVNGHDGLLIEVAAGLLEGVAPEERIRAEAEEETGYRVHHVQKVFEAYMSPGSVTEKLHFFIAEYDASSKVSDGGGLEEETEELEVLEWKFDDALAAFYRGEICDAKTIMLLQYAAMKDVFGPV; from the coding sequence ATGTCGAACACAGCCGAGCGGGTCAACATCATCGAGTCCCAGGTGCTGTCCCACGACTGGTATCTGCTGAAGAAAATCACTTTCGATTATTTGCGCAACAACGGCGACTGGCAGCGCCAGACTCGCGAAGTCTACGACCGGGGCAATGGCGCGGCGATTTTGCTGTTCAATCGCGAGAAGAAAACCGTCGTACTGACCCGCCAGTTCAGGCTGCCGGTGTTCGTCAACGGCCATGATGGTTTGCTGATTGAAGTGGCGGCGGGGCTGCTGGAAGGCGTTGCGCCCGAAGAGCGCATTCGTGCTGAGGCCGAAGAGGAAACCGGCTATCGCGTCCACCATGTGCAGAAGGTTTTCGAGGCTTACATGAGCCCCGGTTCAGTGACCGAAAAGCTGCATTTCTTCATCGCCGAGTACGACGCCTCTTCGAAGGTCAGCGATGGCGGCGGGCTTGAGGAAGAAACCGAAGAACTGGAAGTGCTGGAGTGGAAGTTCGACGACGCGCTGGCGGCGTTCTATCGCGGGGAGATCTGCGATGCCAAGACCATCATGCTGCTGCAGTATGCAGCGATGAAGGATGTCTTCGGACCGGTTTGA
- a CDS encoding hemerythrin domain-containing protein codes for MNIFEALRESHDRQRRYADALIQTSGDTPERVEAYKRLKSELQAHETAEERHFYMPLMAFDNGVDLSRHAISEHHEMDEMMEALDATEMSSPSWLATAKKLSEKVHHHLKEEEQKFFQMAGKLLDDQQKETLAGQYQKEYKAQLS; via the coding sequence GTGAACATTTTTGAAGCCTTGCGCGAAAGCCACGACCGTCAGCGCCGCTATGCCGATGCACTGATTCAAACCAGTGGCGACACCCCGGAACGGGTCGAGGCTTACAAACGGCTCAAATCCGAGCTTCAGGCCCACGAAACCGCTGAAGAACGCCATTTCTACATGCCGCTGATGGCGTTCGACAATGGCGTGGATCTTAGCCGCCACGCCATCTCTGAACACCACGAAATGGACGAGATGATGGAAGCGCTGGATGCGACCGAAATGTCCAGTCCATCCTGGTTGGCAACGGCGAAAAAACTCTCGGAGAAGGTCCATCACCACCTCAAAGAGGAGGAGCAGAAGTTCTTTCAGATGGCCGGCAAGTTACTCGACGACCAACAGAAAGAAACCCTCGCCGGGCAGTATCAGAAAGAATACAAGGCGCAACTTTCCTGA